In the genome of candidate division KSB1 bacterium, one region contains:
- a CDS encoding DUF4870 domain-containing protein, translated as MEKSSDAAINQNAEISAISKDERVWALLCHISAFACFVFPFGNIIAPLIVWVLKKDESPFIDDQGKEALNFQITVTIFFFISIILIFVVVGIPLLIGLFFFNIIFTIIAALKANDGEKYRYPINMRFID; from the coding sequence ATGGAAAAGTCCAGCGATGCGGCAATCAACCAAAATGCAGAAATTAGTGCAATTAGCAAAGATGAACGAGTGTGGGCTTTGCTATGCCACATCAGCGCCTTTGCGTGTTTTGTCTTCCCTTTTGGCAATATTATTGCGCCATTGATCGTCTGGGTTTTAAAGAAAGATGAATCCCCTTTCATCGACGACCAGGGAAAAGAAGCCCTCAATTTTCAAATAACCGTAACCATATTTTTCTTTATATCGATCATATTGATCTTTGTTGTTGTGGGAATTCCTTTATTAATCGGACTATTTTTCTTCAATATAATTTTTACGATTATTGCGGCTTTAAAAGCCAATGATGGTGAAAAATACAGGTATCCTATCAATATGAGGTTTATTGATTAG
- a CDS encoding transporter substrate-binding domain-containing protein has product MGFEYELLSQVADSMGLDFDIVLAHDLDEMFTLLNEGVGDLIAFNLTVTKQRQERVAFSEHHTLTRQVLVQRKPDNWRKMKLHEIGRELIRDPVDLIGDSVHVRKGSAYISRLQNLSEEIGGDIHIIEAPVGVTSEDLIKMVAGKEIEYAIADQNVALINQANYDNIDVATPVSLSQRIAWAVRKNSPELQKAINKTLKQLKSGALFNVLYNKYYKNRYAFKKRVKSEFLYVGKGNISPYDSLLQQHADSLGWDWRLLVSQVYQESQFDPTTKSWMGAIGLMQVLSRTGKMFGVTNLYDPVENLKAGVSFLQWLDSNWIEIIPDPEERKLFILASYNVGQGHVQDARNLAIKFGGDPNIWKDNVEYYLEQKSKPEFFNDVVVEFGYCRGSEPVKYVREILERYQHYLELSPQEAAGLSQ; this is encoded by the coding sequence ATGGGATTTGAATATGAACTCCTGAGCCAGGTTGCCGACTCCATGGGGCTGGATTTCGATATTGTGCTGGCTCACGACCTGGATGAAATGTTCACCTTGCTAAACGAAGGTGTAGGCGATTTGATCGCATTCAACTTAACGGTTACCAAACAACGGCAAGAAAGAGTAGCTTTCAGTGAACATCACACCTTAACCCGGCAAGTCCTGGTTCAACGGAAACCGGATAACTGGCGTAAAATGAAACTTCATGAAATCGGACGAGAATTAATTCGCGATCCGGTTGACTTGATCGGCGATTCGGTTCACGTTCGCAAAGGCTCGGCCTACATCTCAAGATTACAAAATCTATCGGAAGAAATTGGCGGAGACATTCATATTATCGAAGCGCCGGTGGGTGTGACCAGTGAAGATCTCATTAAAATGGTTGCCGGGAAGGAAATTGAGTACGCAATTGCCGATCAAAATGTCGCCCTGATTAACCAAGCGAATTATGATAATATCGATGTAGCTACCCCGGTAAGCCTGTCCCAGAGAATCGCATGGGCGGTTCGAAAAAATTCACCGGAATTACAAAAGGCAATTAACAAAACCTTAAAACAATTAAAATCCGGCGCCCTTTTTAATGTTCTTTACAATAAATATTACAAAAATCGATATGCATTTAAGAAGCGGGTTAAAAGCGAATTCCTTTATGTCGGCAAGGGCAATATTTCTCCCTATGATTCACTATTGCAGCAGCATGCCGATTCCCTGGGCTGGGATTGGCGCCTATTGGTATCCCAGGTCTACCAGGAATCTCAATTCGACCCAACCACAAAATCATGGATGGGAGCCATCGGTTTAATGCAGGTCTTATCAAGAACCGGTAAAATGTTTGGCGTGACAAATCTCTACGATCCGGTTGAAAACCTGAAGGCAGGCGTCAGTTTTTTACAATGGCTTGATTCTAATTGGATCGAAATTATCCCTGATCCTGAAGAACGAAAATTGTTTATTTTAGCCTCTTACAATGTGGGACAAGGCCATGTCCAGGACGCGAGGAACCTTGCCATAAAATTTGGCGGAGATCCCAATATATGGAAAGACAATGTGGAATATTACCTCGAGCAAAAATCAAAACCGGAATTTTTCAATGACGTGGTAGTAGAATTTGGTTACTGCCGGGGTTCAGAGCCGGTTAAATATGTAAGAGAAATCCTGGAAAGATACCAGCACTACCTGGAATTATCTCCGCAAGAAGCAGCAGGTCTATCCCAATAA